The following are from one region of the Primulina eburnea isolate SZY01 chromosome 17, ASM2296580v1, whole genome shotgun sequence genome:
- the LOC140817958 gene encoding uncharacterized protein translates to MAGRPPRQNRNPRYANNNNANEGDNGPPPGFSLNQADLMAIAMIVATTLQGLVNPNANQPPPHPPQHGVKFHYESLRKNRCSNLQWRCRPEVSQSWLKSVETQLRLLEVPDALKVDVVVPFLDDRAGKWWEAISPAMTAAGPITWQRFREAFLKQYYPAEVRLQKLSEFENFSQTPDMSVVEYTSQFNALGLYAPAIMADEVLKLHRFKKGLNSRIQSALVVYQPTNFSDLMGAAIRAETDIQHREKECKGDRSNSGVNANKPRENKTNARVFAITQEEADDANDVVSGTIFIQQVLAYVLFDCGATHSFMSKRFAKKLGFDHGRFRHHLRDGLVSQEHAIVDCKGKKVKLITPNQEEVVYQGIFKERKSLLSASQAWRAMKSGEDIYLAMVSEVKEEVELELEDIPIVREFLDFFPEELSGTVPNREVEFEINLVPGAVPISKAPYRMELAELNELKEQLQELLDKRQIRPSVSS, encoded by the exons ATGGCCGGTAGACCTCCAAGACAAAACCGCAACCCTCGCTACGCTAACAACAACAATGCCAACGAAGGAGATAATGGACCACCACCTGGGTTCAGTCTTAACCAAGCAGACCTGATGGCTATAGCCATGATTGTGGCGACAACACTGCAAGGGTTAGTGAACCCAAACGCCAATCAACCACCACCACATCCACCACAGCACGGAGTTAAGTTCCACTACGAATCACTTCGCAAGAACAGGTGTTCAAACCTTCAGTGGAGATGCCGACCTGAAGTTAGCCAGAGCTGGCTGAAAAGCGTGGAGACTCAGCTGCGGCTGTTGGAAGTCCCGGATGCACTGAAAGTGGACGTGGTAGTGCCCTTCCTGGATGATCGAGCAGGTAAGTGGTGGGAAGCAATTTCGCCAGCCATGACAGCTGCAGGACCAATCACGTGGCAACGTTTTAGAGAAGCTTTCCTGAAACAGTATTATCCAGCCGAGGTCAGATTGCAGAAACTGAGTGAGTTTGAAAATTTCAGTCAAACTCCAGACATGTCTGTTGTGGAGTACACCTCCCAGTTCAATGCCCTTGGATTATATGCTCCAGCAATCATGGCGGATGAAGTTTTGAAATTGCACCGCTTTAAGAAGGGGTTGAATAGCAGGATCCAATCCGCCCTAGTCGTCTACCAACCGACGAATTTTTCCGACCTGATGGGCGCAGCTATCCGAGCTGAAACTGATATCCAACACAGGGAGAAGGAAT GTAAAGGAGACAGGTCAAACTCAGGGGTGAATGCCAATAAGCCACGGGAGAACAAAACGAATGCAAGGGTGTTTGCCATAACGCAAGAGGAGGCAGACGATGCGAACGATGTCGTGTCAGGTACCATATTTATTCAACAAGTGCttgcttatgtgttatttgactGCGGTGCtacacattcttttatgtctaagagatttgctAAGAAGTTAGGAT TTGATCATGGTCGATTTCGACATCATCTTagggatggattggttagccaagaaCATGCAATAGTAGATTGTAAAGGGAAGAAAGTCAAACTCATAACTCCGAATCAGGAGGAAGTCGTGTACCAAGGTATATTCAAGGAACGGAAATCGCTACTTTCCGCATCTCAAGCTTGGAGAGCCATGAAATCCGGAGAAGACATCTACCTAGCAATGGTCAGTGAAGTAAAAGAAGAAGTCGAGCTGGAACTGGAGGACATCCCGATAGTGAGAGAGTTCCTAGATTTTTTTCCAGAAGAACTCTCGGGGACGGTCCCGAACCGCGAAGTGGAGTTCGAGATCAATCTGGTTCCCGGTGCTGTTCCaatctctaaagcaccttacAGAATGGAATTAGCCGAACTCAATGAGCTAAAAGAACAactccaagaattgctagatAAAAGGCAAATTCGACCGAGTGTGTCCTCCTAG